One genomic segment of Rhinolophus sinicus isolate RSC01 linkage group LG11, ASM3656204v1, whole genome shotgun sequence includes these proteins:
- the LOC109438397 gene encoding LOW QUALITY PROTEIN: sialic acid-binding Ig-like lectin 6 (The sequence of the model RefSeq protein was modified relative to this genomic sequence to represent the inferred CDS: deleted 1 base in 1 codon; substituted 2 bases at 2 genomic stop codons) has protein sequence MGLDDLKESITADCFLCNLFLPSFICSFLLPLRDPKRHACPGPEEGVSLRPLLLLPMLWRRPLAQNLKYGLDLQESVIMQEGLCVFVPCKYFYPNITSGPLHWFXFQKGVDMHGDPLMATNKPKQKLQETTQGXFFLRRDPQTNNCSLTIRDGNLRDGGTQFFQMEKPFMNYSYLDKMLPLKVTALTHTPHIIILGTLESGHPRNLTCSVPWACERGASPIFSWTSAALTSLGPRTLLSSMITLTPWSQDHGTNLTCQVKFPAADVTVERTIQLNIRYTQQNTAISIFQGNSTAFEILQTTSPLPILEGQALRLLCAADSNPPAELSWFRGSPSLNTTSISSTGILELSRVEIAEEGEFTCQARHPLGSPNTPHSCWDPPAPGRKRVCTAVIPPEPSPPFCAGSGEREGNLSNASFKVTFSSEGPWANSSLSLSEGLSSSLRLSCKAGTQKPRAGMVLGVVRRVGIMVLLSLSFCVIFRRELKSPGLFLREKARRKKAAQPVHSTDRNVNRVVGSGSRAHQHQFWTDSPSDHLAPDGKEEHEFPYTFLRFHNLKPQEPEGANTESSEIKTHKSGAIFS, from the exons ATGGGGCTGGATGACCTCAAAGAGTCAATCACAGCAGACT GCTTCCTGTGTAAcctttttctgccttccttcATCTGCAGCTTTCTCCTCCCTCTGAGGGACCCTAAAAGGCATGCTTGCCCAGGGCCTGAAGAAGGGGTGTCACTGaggccgctgctgctgctgcccatGCTGTGGAGAC GACCCCTGGCTCAGAACCTGAAGTACGGGCTAGACCTACAGGAGTCTGTGATAATGCAGGAGGGCCTGTGTGTCTTTGTACCATGCAAATATTTCTACCCCAATATTACCTCTGGACCTCTCCACTGGTTTTGATTCCAGAAAGGGGTGGATATGCATGGTGATCCTCTAATGGCCACAAACAAGCCAAAACAGAAGCTGCAGGAGACGACACAAGGCTGATTCTTCCTCCGCAGGGATCCTCAGACCAACAACTGTTCCCTGACCATCAGAGACGGCAACCTGAGGGATGGTGGGACACAGTTCTTTCAAATGGAGAAACCCTTCATGAACTACTCATATTTAGATAAGATGCTCCCTCTGAAGGTGACAG CCCTGACCCACACACCTCACATCATCATCCTGGGTACCCTGGAGTCTGGCCACCCCAGGAACCtgacctgctctgtgccctgggcctGTGAGCGGGGCGCGTCCCCCATCTTCTCCTGGACCTCAGCTGCCCTCACCTCCCTGGGCCCCAGGACCCTCCTCTCCTCCATGATCACCCTCACCCCTTGGTCCCAGGACCACGGCACTAACCTCACCTGTCAGGTGAAGTTCCCTGCAGCTGATGTGACCGTGGAGAGAACCATCCAGCTCAACATCAGGT ATACTCAACAGAACACAGCCATCAGCATTTTCCAAGGAAACAGCACAG CCTTCGAGATTCTGCAAACCACTTCGCCCCTTCCCATACTGGAGGGCCAGGCTCTGCGGCTGCTCTGTGCTGCTGACAGCAACCCCCCTGCAGAACTGAGCTGGTTCCGGGGGTCCCCATCTCTGAACACCACCTCCATCTCCAGCACCGGTATCCTGGAGCTATCTCGAGTGGAGATTGCAGAAGAAGGAGAGTTCACCTGCCAAGCCCGGCACCCGCTGGGCTCCCCAAAT accCCCCACAGCTGCTGGGACCCTCCTGCTCCTGGGAGGAAGAGAGTCTGCACTGCAGTTATTCCCCCAGAGCCCAGCCCACCCTTCTGTGCTGGCagcggggagagggaggggaaccTCAGCAATGCCTCCTTCAAGGTCACCTTCAGCTCAGAGGGTCCCTGGGCCAACAGTTCCCTGAGCCTCAGCGAGGGGCTCAGCTCCAGCCTCAGGCTCAGCTGCAAGGCTGGGACCCAGA AACCCAGGGCTGGCATGGTCCTGGGAGTGGTCAGGAGAGTTGGTATCATGgtcctgctttctctctccttttgtgtCATCTTCAGGCGAGA GCTGAAAAGCCCAGGGTTGTTC CTTAGAGAGAAGGCCCGCAGGAAGAAAGCAGCCCAGCCCGTGCACAGCACAGACCGCAATGTGAACCGGGTCGTGGGCTCAGGCT ctCGGGCACATCAGCACCAGTTCTGGACAGACAGCCCTTCAGACCACCTGGCCCCTGATGGCAAAGAGGAACATGAGTTCCCCTACACTTTCCTTAGATTTCACAATCTGAAGCCTCAGGAGCCAGAAGGTGCCAACACTGAGTCCTCAGAGATCAAGACACATAAGTCAGGAGctattttttcatag
- the LOC109438398 gene encoding LOW QUALITY PROTEIN: myeloid cell surface antigen CD33 (The sequence of the model RefSeq protein was modified relative to this genomic sequence to represent the inferred CDS: inserted 3 bases in 2 codons; deleted 1 base in 1 codon), with protein MLPLLLPLLWAGSLAQDKDHWVTVQRYVTVHEGLCVLVLYTVTYRRYYWTDSTPAQGYCFREGGAKELKYPPAATNNPYCKVQEKTQGRFRLLRNXRTYNCSLNIRDAQRRDTRTYFFRVEREYYXETYSYKKNQLFVHVTALTLTPDIHIQGTLESGHPKNITCTVPWACERGTPSTFSWIGVNLTFLGPGNSPLSVGTLTLGPKNHGTNLTCQVMFPGADMSTERTIQLNVYPTMAPLSLSGEAESITCVCFPFLPSDSWEVAGLLALVLTLLLGAGFLLTYDLTCITTPGGAEIWATEPWQVDEEPASQRIPRPSLHSSVE; from the exons atgctgccgctgctgctgcccctgctcTGGGCAG GGTCCCTGGCTCAGGATAAAGACCACTGGGTGACAGTGCAGAGGTACGTGACGGTGCATGAGGGCCTGTGTGTCTTAGTGCTGTACACTGTCACCTATCGCCGGTACTACTGGACTGACTCTACACCAGCTCAGGGCTACTGCTTCCGGGAA GGAGGGGCAAAAGAACTCAAGTATCCTCCAGCGGCCACAAACAACCCGTACTGTAAAGTGCAAGAGAAAACCCAGGGCCGATTTCGCCTCCTCCGGA TCCGGACCTACAACTGCTCACTGAACATCAGAGACGCACAGAGAAGGGACACAAGGACATACTTCTTTAGGGTTGAAAGAGAGTATTA GGAGACATATAGTTACaaaaagaaccagctctttgtgcATGTGA cagCTCTGACACTGACACCTGATATCCACATCCAGGGGACCCTAGAATCTGGGCACCCAAAGAACATTACCTGTACAGTGCCATGGGCCTGTGAGAGAGGGACTCCCTCCACCTTCTCTTGGATTGGGGTCAACCTCACCTTCCTGGGTCCCGGGAACTCCCCACTCTCAGTGGGCACCCTCACGCTGGGGCCCAAGAACCACGGCACCAACCTTACCTGTCAAGTGATGTTCCCTGGAGCTGACATGAGCACAGAGAGGACCATCCAGCTCAATGTGT ATCCCACCATGGCTCCCCTATCCCTCAGCGGGGAGGCTGAGAGCATCACCTGTGT GTGCTTCCCATTCCTGCCCTCAGATTCGTGGGAAGTAGCAGGGCTCTTGGCCCTGGTTCTCACCCTCCTCCTGGGAGCTGGCTTCCTCCTCACCTATGACCTCACCTGCATTACTACACCAG GTGGTGCTGAGATCTGGGCTACAGAGCCCTGGCAGGTGGATGAGGAGCCAGCCAGCCAGCGTATCCCGAGACCAAGTCTGCACAGCTCTGTGGAGTAA